From the genome of Impatiens glandulifera chromosome 9, dImpGla2.1, whole genome shotgun sequence, one region includes:
- the LOC124914111 gene encoding protein AUXIN RESPONSE 4, protein MAVITEESESNPMNPSTSKTPNPPSSPPKPSSSAPNPFTFWFYFTLTVSLITLLFVFLSSLSPQDPKSWFLSLPTNLRDHYSKGRSIKIQIFSNQPTIEVFSIQDGPILNSDNVLILHGLGCSSYNFRKLLKSLANKGLHTVAIDLPGSGFSDKSITLVEEIEGLRTIWDVYNDIKDKGLFWGFDQLVEQGYVNYDDPKENNRVYTRESLNAIELDSEQMGRVLGQVIDSLKLAPVDLVLHDSSLVLSANWISENPGLVRSVTLIDTSSNTESALPLWLLQVPVVREAVLGLTSVFGKVIESCCSKSVNGLDLEANRILLKGKEGRKAIVGMGKRLNCSFDLMEWSGSEGVKDLPIQVIWSSSSTDKWVQEGKRVATAFPHASILTHSGGRWPQDDNAHELAKSIYGFLSSLPKPIKESEEILVEQRVKKINDEAIDNQHHIHDDHDHGHGGFMDAYGLGHGWGS, encoded by the exons ATGGCAGTCATAACTGAAGAATCAGAATCAAACCCAATGAATCCTTCAACTAGCAAAACCCCCAACCCACCATCATCACCACCCAAACCCTCATCGTCCGCGCCAAATCCATTCACTTTTTGGTTCTATTTCACTCTTACAGTCTCTCTCATAACCCTCCTTTtcgtttttctctcttctctctccccACAAGACCCTAAATCATGGTTCCTCTCCCTCCCCACCAATCTCCGCGATCACTACTCCAAAGGTCGATCTATCAAGATACAAATCTTCTCAAATCAGCCGACAATCGAGGTATTCTCTATCCAAGATGGACCCATCTTAAACTCCGATAATGTCCTTATACTACATGGTTTAGGTTGCAGTTCATACAATTTCCGTAAATTGCTCAAATCTCTAGCCAATAAAGGCCTTCATACCGTCGCTATAGATCTACCTGGTTCAGGGTTTTCTGATAAATCGATTACATTGGTCGAGGAAATAGAAGGGTTAAGAACGATTTGGGATGTATATAATGACATTAAAGATAAGGGATTGTTTTGGGGATTCGATCAGTTAGTTGAACAAGGATATGTAAACTATGATGATCCAAAAGAGAATAATAGGGTTTATACTAGAGAGAGTTTGAATGCTATAGAACTGGATTCAGAACAGATGGGTAGGGTTCTTGGGCAGGTGATTGATTCATTGAAATTGGCTCCGGTCGATTTGGTTTTACACGATTCCTCTTTGGTATTGAGTGCTAATTGGATTTCGGAAAATCCAGGTTTGGTTAGGAGCGTAACACTAATCGATACCTCTTCAAACACAGAATCAGCTTTGCCTTTGTGGTTATTGCAAGTTCCTGTGGTTAGGGAGGCTGTTCTAGGGCTGACATCAGTATTTGGAAAGGTTATCGAATCATGTTGCTCAAAATCTGTCAATGGGTTGGATTTGGAGGCAAATAGGATACTTTTGAAGGGAAAAGAAGGGAGAAAGGCTATTGTTGGTATGGGAAAGAGATTGAATTGCAGTTTTGATTTGATGGAATGGAGTGGTTCTGAAGGTGTGAAAGATTTGCCTATTCAAGTTATCTGGTCAAGTAGCTCAACTGATAAATGGGTTCAAGAGGGAAAACGAGTAGCCACTGCATTTCCACATGCATCGATCCTTACTCATTCGGGTGGAAGGTGGCCTCAG GATGATAATGCTCATGAACTGGCTAAAAGTATTTATGGGTTTTTGTCAAGTTTACCAAAACCCATTAAGGAGAGTGAAGAAATTTTGGTAGAGCAGCGTGTGAAGAAGATTAATGATGAAGCGATTGATAACCAACACCATATTCACgatgatcatgatcatgggCATGGTGGTTTTATGGATGCATATGGACTTGGTCATGGATGGGGAAGTTGA
- the LOC124914231 gene encoding GDSL esterase/lipase At1g54790 produces the protein MAFNIFIPYFFIFISVFFTLSNSVTFNYPAVFNFGDSNSDTGGLIAGLGDELNSPHGQSFFKKPSGRFCDGRLIVDFLMDAMNLPFLNPYLEAIGAPVFKKGCNFAVAGSTIMPATANSVSPFSFKVQVAQFLRFKDRVNDIQTKSKKFDKYLPADEYFQKGLYMFDIGQNDLAGAFYSKSLDQILASIPTIMEEFGNEIKQLYDEGARNLWIHNTGPLGCLTQNVAKFGSDPSKLDEFGCVIGHNQAAKLFNLQFHALCKKLQGQYPDINVTYIDIYTVKSNLIANYSRYGFEQPIMACCGYGGGSLNYDSRVSCGQTKVIDGNNTATAKGCDDSTEYVSWDGIHYTESANQYVSSQILTGKFSDPPFSDRMPFLLNLKF, from the exons ATGGCTTTCAATATCTTCATACcatatttcttcattttcatctcTGTTTTCTTCACTCTTTCCAACTCCGTCACCTTCAATTACCCAGCTGTTTTTAACTTCGGAGATTCCAATTCAGACACCGGCGGTCTCATTGCAGGACTTGGCGATGAACTTAACTCTCCTCATGGACAGTCTTTTTTCAAGAAACCCTCTGGCCGGTTTTGTGACGGCCGCCTGATCGTCGACTTCCTAA TGGACGCCATGAATCTTCCGTTTCTGAATCCTTATTTAGAAGCAATCGGAGCTCCGGTCTTCAAAAAAGGCTGCAACTTTGCTGTTGCCGGTTCCACTATTATGCCGGCGACGGCGAATTCAGTCAGCCCATTTTCATTTAAAGTTCAAGTAGCTCAGTTCTTGAGATTCAAAGATCGGGTTAACGATATTCAAACGAAAT CCAAGAAATTCGACAAATACTTACCTGCGGATGAATATTTCCAAAAGGGTTTATACATGTTCGACATCGGACAGAATGATCTCGCCGGCGCATTTTACTCCAAATCACTAGATCAAATTCTAGCTTCAATTCCCACAATCATGGAAGAATTCGGAAACGAAATCAAG CAATTATACGATGAAGGAGCAAGAAATCTATGGATTCACAACACGGGTCCACTCGGATGCTTAACTCAAAACGTTGCTAAATTCGGATCCGACCCATCAAAACTCGACGAATTCGGATGTGTAATCGGCCATAACCAAGCAGCCAAGCTTTTCAACCTGCAATTTCACGCCCTCTGCAAGAAACTACAAGGCCAATATCCCGACATTAACGTTACTTACATTGACATCTACACTGTGAAATCAAATCTCATTGCTAACTATTCACGATACG GGTTTGAACAACCGATCATGGCGTGTTGTGGGTATGGTGGAGGTTCATTGAATTATGACAGTCGGGTAAGTTGTGGACAGACGAAAGTGATAGATGGGAATAATACGGCGACGGCAAAAGGGTGTGATGATAGTACGGAATATGTAAGTTGGGATGGGATTCATTATACTGAATCTGCAAATCAATATGTTTCGTCTCAGATTCTCACCGGAAAATTCTCCGATCCTCCCTTTTCCGATAGGATGCCTTTTCTTCTTAATCTTAAGTTTTAG
- the LOC124915005 gene encoding uncharacterized protein LOC124915005, with protein sequence MQCSQETIARLFYNVSSSFFLFLLFFYFTSILLSKFFQFFGTPIFHRNQDGYEFNTLSEEEEEDMEEEEEEEDNSYFHGGEVKMMISETIYASSSTVDNPIWQSNPMDIIHDHDHDHEPYEAFLSPASSESKQTADDDDDEEESEAENNEIPSCDSHADVNHAIPWPTQNHHHDHHHHHHHKTQPENRPTINHHHDEEEEQREKQSSNGGVGSHDHEPPTNTESSRKLRWKEEEEENGVVFGDACTVGSISRDSSEWRDSSYTEDPFSSSSRRSCFKWESYPIFQKYEDEMLLFDKIIWEKLQESETLKYIQSRPKSMSKRIVHIFIPGTKHSSSTTNYHRRHYHELESAYVAQICLTWEALSWNYNYFCRLKASRRDADPGCPAYVAQQFQQFQVLLQRYNETEPYERGKRPEIYTRKRISSPKLLQVPEYRDSNDEERENPGPGSRIPSNSFLSLMEESIKTFMDFLKADKQSRISKVVLFEKTRIRTDQYHHNPITDPTRILLLKKVNKKKKRKVKEIRRGGHRWTFKKKSGECKGEEEMEILMSLIDLKVVERVLRMGYEFEYLDEEKLQWCEEKMNKVRIMHNGKVKRDSSTSPPLLFPASVHHNQH encoded by the exons atGCAATGTTCCCAAGAAACCATTGCAAGGCTGTTCTACAATGTCTCAAGCTCCTTCTTCCTTTTCTTACTCTTCTTCTACTTCACTTCCATTTTGCTTTCTAAATTCTTCCAATTCTTCGGCACACCCATATTTCACAG AAATCAAGATGGGTATGAATTCAACACTCTCtctgaggaagaagaagaagatatggaagaggaggaagaagaagaggataatAGCTATTTCCATGGAGGCGAAGTGAAGATGATGATCAGTGAAACAATCTATGCATCATCATCCACCGTTGATAACCCAATATGGCAATCAAATCCGATGGATATTATCCacgatcatgatcatgatcatgaacCATACGAAGCTTTTCTATCTCCGGCCAGCTCAGAATCCAAACAGACAgcggatgatgatgatgatgaagaagaatcagAAGCAGAGAATAATGAGATCCCATCTTGTGATTCTCATGCAGATGTGAATCATGCGATCCCCTGGCCCACACAGAATCATCATCATGATCACcatcaccatcatcatcataaaACCCAACCTG AGAATCGTCCCACCATTAATCATCAtcacgatgaagaagaagaacagagAGAAAAACAGAGCAGTAATGGTGGTGTGGGTAGTCATGATCACGAGCCGCCGACAAATACAGAAAGCAGCAGGAAACTGCGAtggaaggaagaagaagaagaaaacggTGTCGTATTTGGGGATGCATGCACAGTGGGATCCATTTCAAGAGATTCATCAGAATGGAGAGATTCATCATACACAGAAGATccattttcttcttcctctagaCGAAGTTGTTTCAAATGGGAATCATACCCAATCTTCCAAAAATATGAAGACGAAATGCTTCTCTTTGATAAAATCATCTGGGAAAAACTCCAAGAATCcg AGACACTTAAATACATTCAATCTCGTCCAAAATCAATGTCAAAGAGAATAGTTCACATATTCATCCCAGGAACAAAACACTCTTCTTCCACGACGAATTATCATCGGAGACATTATCACGAACTGGAATCTGCTTACGTTGCTCAAATCTGCTTAACATGGGAAGCTTTAAGTTGGAACTACAATTACTTCTGTCGCCTAAAAGCTTCCCGTCGCGACGCCGACCCTGGATGTCCGGCGTACGTGGCCCAGCAATTTCAACAGTTTCAAGTTCTTCTTCAAAGATATAATGAAACAGAACCATATGAACGTGGTAAAAGACCTGAAATTTATACCAGAAAGAGAATCTCTTCTCCCAAATTGCTCCAAGTCCCCGAATACAGAG aTTCAAatgatgaagagagagaaaaccCAGGTCCTGGTTCAAGAATCCCATCAAATTCATTTCTTTCGTTAATGGAGGAATCTATAAAGACATTCATGGATTTTCTCAAGGCAGATAAACAGAGTAGAATATCCAAAGTTGTTCTGTTCGAGAAGACCCGAATTAGAACAGATCAATATCATCATAACCCAATTACGGATCCAACTCGtattttattattgaagaaagtaaacaaaaag AAAAAGAGGAAAGTGAAAGAAATAAGAAGGGGAGGCCATAGATGGACGTTTAAGAAGAAGAGTGGAGAATGTAAAGGGGAAGAAGAAATGGAGATATTAATGAGTCTGATAGATTTAAAAGTGGTGGAAAGAGTTTTAAGAATGGGTTATGAATTTGAGTATTTGGATGAAGAAAAGCTTCAATGGTGTGAAGAGAAGATGAACAAAGTAAGAATAATGCATAATGGGAAAGTGAAAAGAGATTCTTCCACGTCACCACCGCTGCTTTTTCCGGCATCTGTTCATCATAATCAACACTGA
- the LOC124914590 gene encoding general transcription and DNA repair factor IIH subunit TFB4, translating into MAPAKLAPKIYTDDVSLLLVLLDINPFFWTSVEDSSLPFSKLLSHVLAFLNSILLLNQLNHVVVIATGFNTCDYVYDSSMEEAGSNQRAEGLLQKLQDFVVKDEKMSKVDLVDGVGSSLLSGALSMALCYIQRVFRSGSLHPQPRILCLQGSPDGPEQYVAIMNGIFSAQRSMVPIDSCMIGAQHSAFLQQASYITGGVYLKPQQLDGLFEYLSTVFATDLHSRAFLQLPKPTGVDFRASCFCHKNTIDMGYICSVCLSIFCKNHKKCSTCGSVFGQAQASDPSTSNNKRKTPDL; encoded by the exons ATGGCACCGGCTAAACTTGCACCCAAGATTTATACAG ATGACGTTAGCCTATTGTTGGTCTTACTTGACATAAATCCCTTCTTCTGGACCTCTGTCGAAGATTCATCTCTACCCTTCTCCAAGCTTCTCTCTCAC GTATTGGCGTTCTTGAATTCGATTCTCCTCTTGAACCAACTCAATCACGTCGTGGTAATTGCCACTGGCTTTAATACTTGTGATTATGTCTACGATTCATCCATGGAAGAAGCTGGGTCAAATCAAAGAGCTGAGGGATTGTTGCAGAAACTGCAGGACTTTGTGGTTAAAGATGAGAAAATGAGCAAGGTGGATTTAGTTGATGGTGTTGGGTCGTCTTTACTATCTGGGGCTTTGTCTATGGCACTTTGTT ATATACAGCGAGTGTTTCGATCTGGTTCACTTCATCCGCAGCCTCGG ATATTATGTCTCCAAGGAAGCCCTGATGGTCCAGAACA GTATGTGGCAATAATGAATGGAATATTTTCTGCGCAGCGTTCTATG GTACCAATTGATTCATGTATGATTGGTGCCCAACATTCTGCTTTTCTTCAACAG GCTTCTTACATTACTGGGGGTGTATATCTGAAACCACAGCAACTGGACGGGCTGTTTGAGTATCTTTCT ACGGTATTTGCAACTGATTTGCACTCCCGTGCATTTTTACAGCTTCCAAAGCCTACAGGAGTTGATTTTCGTGCTTC GTGCTTTTGCCATAAGAACACAATCGATATGGGCTATATATGTTCTGTTTGTTTGTCTATATTCTGTAAAAATCACAAGAAATGCTCAACTTGTGG TTCGGtttttggtcaggcccaagcaaGCGATCCATCAACATCAAATAACAAGAGAAAGACTCCAGATTTATAA
- the LOC124914441 gene encoding amidase 1, with amino-acid sequence MEVKLERRAKEAKMGGESDFGAFVEKFKDPSSIISTEEVPLKGLTFAVKDIFDMEGYVTGFGNPDWSRTHSAATSTAPAVLDLLKAGAVCVGRTVLDEMAFSINGENKHYGTPVNPSAADRVPGGSSSGSAVAVGANLVDFSIGTDTGGSVRVPAAFCGILGFRPSHGVVSTDGVIPMAQSFDTVGWFARDPDILHRVGQILLKSPPDSVPDIPNQVIIAEDTFQLLNIPVDRVTSILVKSLHKLFKGLIVREVNLGEYVKENVPSLKHFVSEDGGKVNQEFSIPSLTALSSALRKLQRYEFKNNHGQWVNTVKPDLGPGLSERIWGAVSSTDENVDDCRLVISELRAALTNLLVNDFCVLAIPTVPGPPPKIATEGGSLETYRSRAFSLLSIAGISGFCQVSIPLGMHDNLPVAVSLLAKHGADGFLLNLVRKIYATLQES; translated from the exons ATGGAAGTGAAACTAGAACGACGGGCAAAGGAAGCGAAAATGGGCGGAGAATCCGATTTTGGCGCTTTCGTTGAGAAATTCAAAGATCCATCAAGCATCATCTCGACCGAAGAAGTTCCACTAAAGGGTCTAACATTTGCTGTCAAAGACAT ATTTGATATGGAAGGATACGTTACTGGTTTTGGAAACCCTGATTGGTCACGGACTCATTCGGCAGCCACATCGACTGCTCCTGCTGTTTTAGATCTCCTTAAGGCTGGTGCTGTTTGTGTGGGGAGGACGGTTTTGGATGAGATGGCTTTCAG TATTAATGGTGAAAACAAACATTATGGAACACCGGTCAATCCATCGGCTGCAGACCGAGTTCCTGGAGGATCTTCCAGTGGCTCCGCCGTTGCAGTTGGTGCAAACCTTGTAGATTTTTCCATAG GTACGGATACTGGTGGAAGTGTTAGAGTCCCAGCAGCCTTTTGTGGGATTTTAGGATTCCGGCCTTCTCATGGTGTTGTCTCAACGGACGGAGTTATCCCAATGGCACAGAGTTTCGATACTGTAG GTTGGTTCGCTAGAGATCCTGATATTTTACACCGAGTTGGACAGATACTTCTGAAATCACCACCTGATTCAGTTCCTGACATTCCCAATCAAGTTATAATTGCAGAAGACACTTTTCAGCTTCTTAACATTCCAGTTGATCGAGTGACTAGTATTCTAGTTAAATCATTACATAAGCTATTTAAAG GTCTAATTGTAAGAGAAGTTAACCTTGGTGAATATGTTAAGGAAAACGTGCCCAGCTTGAAACATTTCGTTTCTGAAGATGGGGGGAAAGTGAATCAAGAATTTAGTATTCCTTCTTTGACAGCTCTTTCGAGTGCTTTGAGAAAGCTTCAGAGGTATGAATTCAAGAATAACCATGGTCAGTGGGTGAATACAGTTAAGCCTGATCTTGGACCTGGTTTATCTGAACGGATATGGGGAGCTGTTAGTTCCACAGATGAGAACGTCGATGATTGTAGGTTGGTGATCTCGGAATTACGAGCTGCTCTCACCAATCTCCTAGTCAAT GATTTTTGTGTGCTTGCAATTCCAACAGTTCCTGGTCCTCCACCGAAGATAGCAACCGAAGGTGGTAGCTTGGAAACGTATCGTTCAAGGGCTTTTAGCTTGTTGTCTATAGCTGGAATTTCCGGTTTCTGCCag GTGAGTATACCGTTAGGAATGCACGATAATCTTCCGGTGGCGGTTTCATTGTTGGCTAAACATGGTGCAGATGGATTTCTCTTGAACCTTGTGAGAAAAATTTATGCAACTCTCCAAGAAAGTTGA
- the LOC124914125 gene encoding mitochondrial Rho GTPase 1-like → MVKGGVGVKTGPGGRSGVRIVVAGDKNTGKSSLIVTAAAESFPTNVPPVLPPTRMPDDIYPDRVPVTIIDTPSSMENRAKLAEELKKADAVVLTYACDQPSTLDKLSTFWLPELRQLEVKVPVILVGCKLDLRDEQHPVTLEHVMSPIMQQFREIETCIECSAYKHIQISEVFYYAQKAVLHPTGPLFDQEAQTLKPRCVRALKRIFILCDNDRDGALSDAELNDFQVKCFNAPLQPSEIVGVKRVVQEKLPEGVNDCGLTLSGFLFLHALFIEKGRLETTWTVLRKFGYNNDIRLGDDHLPGPINFAPDQSVELTSEAMDFLRGIFLMYDIDGDGALRLAELEDLFSTAPDCPWDNAPYADAAEKTALGGLTLDGFLSEWALMTLLDPIRSVEYLVYIGYAGDPSYAIRVTRRRRLDRKKQQSDRSSYKCFVFGPRLAGKSSLLNSFIGRPFFDAYTPTSKERYAVNFVSQPGGTKKILALRDIPEDDVKDLLHKKDALADCDVAIFVHDSSIESSWNRAAELLLEVASHGEATGYEVPCLIIAAKDDLDPFPTEIQDSTRVSQDLGIEAPIPISTKLGDFNNIYQRIVRAAERPHLNIPETEAGKSRKQYNRFINRSLVFVSVGVAVGVVGLAAYRVYAARKNTSG, encoded by the exons ATGGTGAAGGGCGGCGTAGGCGTGAAGACAGGACCCGGTGGTCGAAGTGGCGTCCGCATCGTCGTCGCCGGTGACAAAAACACTGGCAAATCGAGCTTGATTGTAACTGCGGCGGCTGAATCTTTTCCTACCAATGTACCTCCAGTGTTGCCGCCCACGAGGATGCCAGATGATATCTATCCTGACCGTGTTCCCGTCACTATCATTGACACACCTTCTAG TATGGAGAATAGAGCTAAACTGGCAGAAGAACTGAAGAAAGCTGATGCTGTTGTTCTTACATATGCATGTGATCAGCCTTCAACTTTGGATAAATTGAGTACATTCTGGCTGCCAGAACTTCGACAATTGGAG GTCAAGGTTCCGGTTATATTAGTTGGTTGTAAACTGGATTTGAGAGATGAACAACATCCTGTGACATTGGAGCATGTAATGTCACCGATAATGCAACAATTTCGGGAGATTGAGACTTGTATCGAATGCTCTGCTTATAAACATATTCAG ATCTCCGAAGTTTTCTATTATGCACAGAAAGCAGTACTTCATCCTACAGGTCCACTGTTTGATCAGGAGGCACAAACTTTGAAGCCACGTTGTGTTAGGGCTCTGAAACGAATATTCATTCTTTGTGATAATGACAGGGATGGTGCACTAAGTGATGCAGAATTGAATGATTTTCAG GTTAAATGTTTCAATGCTCCACTCCAACCTTCTGAAATAGTTGGTGTCAAGAGGGTTGTTCAAGAAAAGTTGCCCGAAGGTGTAAATGATTGTGGCCTGACATTGTCAGGCTTCTTATTTCTCCATGCATTATTCATTGAAAAGGGTCGCCTTGAGACAACATGGACTGTCCTGCGGAAGTTTGGATATAATAATGATATCCGACTTGGTGACGATCATCTTCCAGGCCCAATTAATTTTGCGCCTGATCAG AGTGTGGAGCTGACAAGTGAAGCTATGGATTTTCTTCGTGGAATCTTCTTGATGTATGACATTGACGGG GATGGTGCCCTTCGACTGGCTGAGCTGGAAGATCTTTTTTCTACTGCACCGGACTG TCCGTGGGATAATGCTCCATATGCAGATGCTGCTGAGAAGACGGCCTTGGGTGGACTAACCCTTGATGGGTTCTTGTCAGAG TGGGCTCTTATGACACTTCTGGATCCAATCCGTAGTGTGGAATATCTTGTATACATTGGATATGCTGGTGATCCATCCTATGCCATCCGTGTCACACGAAGAAGGCGGTTAGATCGCAAAAAACAACAATCAGATAGGAGTTCTTACAAGTGTTTTGTTTTTGGGCCAAGGTTGGCTGGGAAATCTTCCTTGTTGAATTCTTTCATTGGGAG GCCTTTCTTTGATGCATACACTCCAACTAGTAAAGAGCGTTATGCTGTTAACTTTGTCAGCCAACCCGGG GGAACTAAGAAAATTCTTGCTCTGAGGGATAttcctgaagatgatgttaagGATCTCTTACACAAGAAGGATGCATTAGCAGACTGTGATGTAGCTATATTTGTCCATGACAG TTCAATTGAGTCTTCTTGGAATAGAGCAGCAGAGTTGCTTCTTGAAGTAGCTAGTCATGGAGAAGCTACCGGATATGAGGTTCCCTGTCTCATTATTGCAGCTAAGGATGACCTTGATCCATTTCCAACCGAGATACAAGACTCAACTAGG GTAAGCCAGGATCTTGGTATAGAGGCTCCAATACCCATAAGCACAAAGTTGGGagatttcaataatatataccAAAGGATTGTTAGAGCTGCAGAGCGTCCACATCTGAACATTCCTGAAACTGAAGCTGGAAAAAGCAGAAAGCAATACAATAGGTTTATTAACCGATCCCTCGTGTTTGTGTCAG TTGGAGTCGCAGTCGGTGTAGTTGGGCTCGCTGCTTACCGAGTTTATGCTGCAAGGAAAAACACCTCTGGTTAA